The nucleotide sequence AGAGAATTTTCAATTAGCAGATGATATTGAAAGATTACCAGACACTAGATTTAAGGTTGCAGTAGGAGGTAGGTTAAATTATTATTTAAATGAGACCTTTGTAGTTAGAACTTATTATAGATACTACACAGACGATTGGGGAATTAGATCCAACACCGCAAGTATTGAAGTACCTATTAAAATAGCTCAAAAATTCACGCTCTATCCATCTTATAGATATTATGATCAAACTGCGGCAGATTATTTTGCTCCTTATGAAGAGCATGTGTCCACAGATGAGTTCTATTCTTCAGATTATGATTTGTCTGAATTCAGTGCAAACCAATATGGATTTGGAGTGACTTATACTGATATTTTTACACAATTTCATCTTTGGCAATTTGGGTTAAAAAGTATAGATCTGAAATATCACTATTACGAAAGAAATACCGGATTGCAAGCAAACATCATAGCAGCAGGAATTAAATTTGTTCTAGACTAAATTACAGAGCATCTCGAAATGAAAAAATCCGACTCAGTAATGGGTCGGATTTTTGTTTTGGATATGTATGATAAGATTATCCTTTTGTTGGATACCACTCTAACAATTCAACGGTAATATCTTTGTTCTCTTTATTAACCAATTCCTTAAATTTTTCTACATCAGCTAGTCCGTCTTTACCTCTATAGTGGTAAGGGATGACTTTCTTAGGTTGGAAAGCAAGTACTCCTTTTGCAGCATCTTCAACCGTCATTGTGTAAGGTAAGTTCATAGGTACCAGTGCTACATCAATATTCTTAAGGTTTCTCATCTCTGGAATATCTTCAGTATCTCCGGCTATATAAAGTCTTTGGCCATCTTTCTCCAAAACATAGCCATTTCCTCTCCCTTTAGTATGCATCGCGTCTGGACTTTCCGGCAAATTATACATAGGAATTGCAGTAATATTGAATCCCATAAAGTCTTGAGAATCTCCATTATTCATTACTATAAGATTTTTTTGAAGATCTTGAGGTAATTTTTCCTGAACTGCTTTAGGTACTATGATCTTTGTTTCTCCTAATTGTAAAGCCTTTAAAGTTTCGGCCTCCATATGATCTTGATGAATATCTGTGATCAATACAAAACTTGGTTTAGCTTGACCTTCAAAACCGGCAGCTCCTCCTACTGGATCTGTATAGATAATAGTTTTATCCCATAGAATAACTGATGTCGCATGAGATATTGGAGTAATATTTATACTAGCCTTATTCTCCATTTCATCTTGACGTGTTTCCGCCGGAGTCATAACTTCAGAACTCATTTCTTCAGTAGAGTCTTTAGCTTCATTTTTACAAGAAGTGAATACGGCTGCTAGAGCCAAAATTGTAACTATTTTCTTCATTTTGTTAATTTTGGAATAAAGTTACTGTTCTAAATAGATAATATAGTGGGTATTAGTATAAATTTAGCAATAGTTCAATCTCAAAACTAGGTCATTTATACGGTATTTGTTTAACTTTAAATGCTAATCGGCATTTTCCAAATTTCAATCTCAAAATCTCTATGTTGCATACAGATCTTCGTTATTTTTTATACCCTGGTTTATTAGTGCTATTTATTTCATGTTCTGGAGGTAAGGTTGTGACAGATAAATCTGTGAAGATCCTACCACCGGAAGAGTTGTATGGCAAACTTTTCTATGACGTACAGGAAAGACAGATCTTTGAGGATAGTAAAACTTTTGTAGATGCCATTCCCCTTGGTAATGTAGATACCATCGTTAAATTATACTTCAATAAAGGAAAATTGAATAATACAGATCTGCGGTATTTCGTATTAGATAACTATGAAATTCCTCAAAATGATATCAATTTCATTTCAGATTCAGTATCCATAAATAATCATATAAAACAATTATGGAAAACTTTAAAAAGACCTTATGATGAAAAGATCTCAGGAACTTTATTGCCGCTTCCAAATCCGTATATAATTCCAGGAGGAAGGTTTAGAGAGATCTACTATTGGGACAGTTATTTTACAATGTTAGGTTTGCGTGTAGACGGGGAGAAGGAGACTATAAAGCATATGGTAGACAACTTTACGTATCTTATAGAAACAAACGGTTTTATACCAAATGGGAATAGATCTTATTATTTAGGAAGATCACAACCTCCATTCTTCGCAAATATGGTTCAAATCTTAGTAGATACCGAAGGAGAGCAGGTGTATGAAAATTATATGCCCGCATTAGAAAAAGAATATCTTTTTTGGATGAATGGTGAAGATTGTATAGATGAATTAGAACCTACTAATAGAAGAGTGGTTCGATTAAAAGATGGGGAGATCTTAAACAGGTATTGGGATGATTTTGACACTCCACGTCCAGAGAGTTATAGGGAAGATGTGATAACTGCCAATAAAGCTTTAAAGAAATATCCGGAACTAAGTAGAGAGAATGTGTATCGTAATTTAAGAGCCGGAGCAGAATCTGGTTGGGATTTTTCTAGTAGATGGCTAATTAAAGATATGAAAGGAGAGTATGATCTATCTACAATTAGAACTACTCATATAATTCCTGTAGATCTTAATGTATTGCTTTTTAATGTGGAAAGAACATTGGCTAAGGGCTATAAATTTAATGAAAATCTTTCTAAAGCTAATTATTATAAAGCTAAATACTTAGCAAGGCGTAAAGCTATAAATAAGTATTTGTGGAGCAGGCAGGAAGGTTTTTTTATGGATTACAATTTTATCTTGGAAGCACAAACCGAAACTCTTTCCTTAGCGGGTGTTTACCCCTTATTCTTTAATCTTGCTACTGAGGCTCAGGCGAGATCTATTTCAGAGAAATTAGAAACTATTTTTCTAAGACCAGGAGGATTGGTTACCACCCCTTATCATACAGGAGAACAATGGGATGCTCCTAATGGTTGGGCTCCATTGCAATACATGAGTATCGAGGGCTTAAAAAATTATTCTTATAAAGATCTCGCAGATAAGATTGCAAAAAGATGGACTAGCCTTAATGAAAAGGTGTACTCACAAAATTACAAGATGCTAGAGAAATACAATGTAGAAGATCTATCCAAAAAAAGTGGAGGAGGAGAATATCCTACGCAAGATGGTTTTGGATGGACAAATGGCGTATATCAGGCGCTTACGAAAGATTAAGATCTTAGATCTAGTTTCATTTTTATATCCCCTCGAGAATAAGGATTTTTCTCTTCAATGGGTATTTCTTTAAAGCCATATTTAAAATAGATATAAATTGCGTTCTCCAGCTTTCGGTTAGAATACAGAATCAATTCTTTCCAATTTTGAGCTTTCGCATACGCTATTGCATGATTCATTAATTTCTGACCTAGGTGTTTTCCTTGATGTGATGGCATAATAGCCATTTTTGTGAGTTCGTAAATACCGTCTTCAATTTTCATTAAAGCTACAGTACCAACGATCTTGTCATTCTCCTGAATGAAAAAAATAGTTCCACCTGGGGTAATTATATATTTTTCAGGATCACTTAATACCTCTTCATCATGAGGTTCTACATAAAAATACTTCTCTAACCACGCAATATTAAGCTCCTTGAATTCTTTGGAAAATTTTTTCTCAAAAGGAATAATACTTATACTCATCATTAATCTGTCTTTTGCCAAGGAAATTTGCCTTCCAATTCTACCTGAAGAGAAAGGCTTAAAAATGTTCTAATTAAAACAATAAGGCCTAGAGATAGTACTTGTTGAATAGTTGGATCTATAACCACAGTACCAATTATATCTCCTGCTACCAAAAATTCTAAACCTAATAGTATGGCCTTACCTAATTCTTGCCTTAATATTTTATAAGATCTATTCGCTGCCTGAAGCTTAAATGCATACCTCACCAAGGCAATAGCTGCGCCTATGATTATTGTGAGTATACCTGTTACTTCTATAACATTAGCCATGATCTCTATAAAATATAGCAAGTCCTTATCCATAACTTTCAGCTGTTATAAAATCTGTGATCAAATAGCTGATGGATTTTCCAACCTGTACGGCATTGGTACTATCGGCAGAAGCTTCGCAAATATGTAGGTATTTTATTTTTTCCTCTTCAGAAGCTAGCCAGATAAAATTTCTAACCATATTAATAGGCAAGCCTGTTGGACTTTGTGCACTGCTAGAAAAATCTTTTATAGCATCACAATCCAATTCAAGCCCAAATTCATCATGAGAGACCATTTCCAATTCTTCTAAAAATGCTTTTTTGATCTTTTCTGAAGACATTAAGATGAGGTGCTCAAACAATCTAAAACTGTCATTAGCAGATTTTTTCATCTCATCGAAGATATATTGTGGTGTATAATTTTGATGAACCCCAAATACGCGATATTTCCCTAGGATCTTATCCTTTCTAGCAAAGCTAAAACCATTGCCACTGTGGCGATAGTCTGTAGTCCTAAGATCTGTATGAGCATCTATATTTAAAACATTTATAGGTTTTTCTAAAGCATTAAAAGCTCCTCTAATATTACCATAGGCATTATTATGACCCCCACCTATGATAATAGGTACTTTACCGGCAGCAATAATTTTTTGCACCACCAAGCTCACTATATCATCTAAATGACTTACCAGTTCTCCCATTTTTATATGGTAATTAGGATCTTGAGAATCTAGGTTAGATGCCTTTTGCATTAAACCTTCACAACTTATTTCTCCTAATAGAATTAGATTCTCTGGTCTGGTATATAAATTAGCTTGAATATTTAGCAGAGCAGCCAAAGTTGCTTCCCAGGCTTTTGAAGCTCCATCTTTTCCATAATTAGCTCTTACTCCAATATCTTCTGGTATTCCGAAAAGTACATATTTTGCGTTTGAAGTTGCAAGTGTTCCAAGATCATCTAAGAATTGAACTTTTTCTCCAAATTTCACTTCTCCCTTTCTAAGGGCAATTAATTTTTCTATAGACTTAAAACTGTATAACGTAAATCCTTCCATTAATTTAAAATATTACCATTTATGTATACAGATGCTATCTTATTACTTCCGAAGGAATAAGGCAGGTATGCGTAAGATGGTATTGGTTCTGTAATTATAAAATTTGCTGATTTTCCTTTGGTGATGCTTCCATGAGTAGTGCTTAATCCCATTGCATAAGCTCCATTGATAGTAGCTGCATTTATAGCCTCTTCCGGAGTCATATTCATTTTTATACAAGCTAAAGAAACCACTAAATTCATATTTCCGCTAGGTGCACTTCCTGGATTATAATCTGTAGCCAAGGCCAACGGTAAACCTGTATCAATGATCTCTCTTCCCGGTGTATAAGGAATACTAAGAAAAAGCGAACATCCTGGCAATGCAACAGGAATGGTTTTCGAGTTCTTTAAACACTCAATATCTTCTGGCCTCATTACTTCTAAATGATCTACACTTAAAGCTCCATTTTCAACCCCTGCTTGAACTCCGCCAATAGCGTGAAATTGATTTACATGGATCTTTGCTTGTAAGCCTAGTTTTTTTGCTGCTGCCAATAGCGTATTAGTATCGTCTACATCAAAATATCCTTGCTCGCAAAAGATGTCTATATATTCTGCTAATTTCTGATCAACTACTTCAGGAAGAATTTCTTCAATCACGTAATTAATATATTCCTTCCTTTTTGTCTTATATTCTGTAGGTAGGGCATGAGCTCCTAAAAAAGTAGCTTTAATGGGAAGATCAAATTCCTCTTTCAGTTTTTGGATGACTCTTAAAAGTTTTAACTCTCCTTCTTTTTTAAGTCCGTAGCCCGATTTTATTTCGATAGCGCCGGTTCCTAAGCTCATTACTTCTTTTAATCTTTGAGCAGATTGTTCGTAAACATCTTCTTCAGAAGTGTTTTCCAAAGTTTTTGCGCTATTAAGGATCCCGCCTCCACGATTAGCGATTTCTTCATAGGTAAGTCCGCTAATTCTATCTGCAAATTCCTGTTCTCTATTTCCTGCATAAA is from Gillisia sp. Hel1_33_143 and encodes:
- a CDS encoding DUF1622 domain-containing protein; translation: MDKDLLYFIEIMANVIEVTGILTIIIGAAIALVRYAFKLQAANRSYKILRQELGKAILLGLEFLVAGDIIGTVVIDPTIQQVLSLGLIVLIRTFLSLSLQVELEGKFPWQKTD
- a CDS encoding GNAT family N-acetyltransferase, whose protein sequence is MSISIIPFEKKFSKEFKELNIAWLEKYFYVEPHDEEVLSDPEKYIITPGGTIFFIQENDKIVGTVALMKIEDGIYELTKMAIMPSHQGKHLGQKLMNHAIAYAKAQNWKELILYSNRKLENAIYIYFKYGFKEIPIEEKNPYSRGDIKMKLDLRS
- a CDS encoding formimidoylglutamase gives rise to the protein MEGFTLYSFKSIEKLIALRKGEVKFGEKVQFLDDLGTLATSNAKYVLFGIPEDIGVRANYGKDGASKAWEATLAALLNIQANLYTRPENLILLGEISCEGLMQKASNLDSQDPNYHIKMGELVSHLDDIVSLVVQKIIAAGKVPIIIGGGHNNAYGNIRGAFNALEKPINVLNIDAHTDLRTTDYRHSGNGFSFARKDKILGKYRVFGVHQNYTPQYIFDEMKKSANDSFRLFEHLILMSSEKIKKAFLEELEMVSHDEFGLELDCDAIKDFSSSAQSPTGLPINMVRNFIWLASEEEKIKYLHICEASADSTNAVQVGKSISYLITDFITAESYG
- the treF gene encoding alpha,alpha-trehalase TreF, which translates into the protein MLHTDLRYFLYPGLLVLFISCSGGKVVTDKSVKILPPEELYGKLFYDVQERQIFEDSKTFVDAIPLGNVDTIVKLYFNKGKLNNTDLRYFVLDNYEIPQNDINFISDSVSINNHIKQLWKTLKRPYDEKISGTLLPLPNPYIIPGGRFREIYYWDSYFTMLGLRVDGEKETIKHMVDNFTYLIETNGFIPNGNRSYYLGRSQPPFFANMVQILVDTEGEQVYENYMPALEKEYLFWMNGEDCIDELEPTNRRVVRLKDGEILNRYWDDFDTPRPESYREDVITANKALKKYPELSRENVYRNLRAGAESGWDFSSRWLIKDMKGEYDLSTIRTTHIIPVDLNVLLFNVERTLAKGYKFNENLSKANYYKAKYLARRKAINKYLWSRQEGFFMDYNFILEAQTETLSLAGVYPLFFNLATEAQARSISEKLETIFLRPGGLVTTPYHTGEQWDAPNGWAPLQYMSIEGLKNYSYKDLADKIAKRWTSLNEKVYSQNYKMLEKYNVEDLSKKSGGGEYPTQDGFGWTNGVYQALTKD
- a CDS encoding MBL fold metallo-hydrolase codes for the protein MKKIVTILALAAVFTSCKNEAKDSTEEMSSEVMTPAETRQDEMENKASINITPISHATSVILWDKTIIYTDPVGGAAGFEGQAKPSFVLITDIHQDHMEAETLKALQLGETKIIVPKAVQEKLPQDLQKNLIVMNNGDSQDFMGFNITAIPMYNLPESPDAMHTKGRGNGYVLEKDGQRLYIAGDTEDIPEMRNLKNIDVALVPMNLPYTMTVEDAAKGVLAFQPKKVIPYHYRGKDGLADVEKFKELVNKENKDITVELLEWYPTKG
- the hutI gene encoding imidazolonepropionase, whose amino-acid sequence is MKILFTNIQELVQIRDSSVEKVSGKEMNILPTLKNAWLLINNEKIEDFGEMNALPEINVEKTIDLTGRIVLPTWCDSHTHLVYAGNREQEFADRISGLTYEEIANRGGGILNSAKTLENTSEEDVYEQSAQRLKEVMSLGTGAIEIKSGYGLKKEGELKLLRVIQKLKEEFDLPIKATFLGAHALPTEYKTKRKEYINYVIEEILPEVVDQKLAEYIDIFCEQGYFDVDDTNTLLAAAKKLGLQAKIHVNQFHAIGGVQAGVENGALSVDHLEVMRPEDIECLKNSKTIPVALPGCSLFLSIPYTPGREIIDTGLPLALATDYNPGSAPSGNMNLVVSLACIKMNMTPEEAINAATINGAYAMGLSTTHGSITKGKSANFIITEPIPSYAYLPYSFGSNKIASVYINGNILN